A window of the Chaetodon trifascialis isolate fChaTrf1 chromosome 9, fChaTrf1.hap1, whole genome shotgun sequence genome harbors these coding sequences:
- the LOC139336858 gene encoding high affinity immunoglobulin gamma Fc receptor I-like has product MKMDSVISLVVLSALLQLVVPQAPPVTSFRAVVERVSGDSRVFSGESVRLKCSIPDDHKSTWSYLWFRGSKQLPQTGEYFLLWKAHIRDGGKFYCQGVRDTVVGNIHTIQSLPIEINVDGGWAILQAPPHPGLVGGTVKVTCRVRQSPQLHEVILYKNGIEVMRQEGPNPHFYLTNLTMEDKGMYSCRASWDSNRYTHSVISVDTPVQVLELLSQPVLEIVTNNVLIPSNMMKLICHHQYNAPPPAPPIHYYFYRNNDRLGVATSENHDLVKQTPGHYSCKVRVPELGLVRWSEPKTFGQVKGPPMMMPPMLHHRDPPPLARPNSSPDLSLPPAAEPTAQRPSTHRSTAASAFIQPTEVSTQSSGPLLKPSQPVPNTLLSTAQSLDQTAFTETANTPENSGDMFEDSGDMSGESGDLSGEYGDV; this is encoded by the exons ATGAAAATGGACTCGGTCATTTCCCTCGTTG ttCTTTCAGCACTACTGCAGCTTGTAGTACCACAGG CCCCCCCCGTGACCTCATTCAGAGCTGTAGTGGAGAGGGTCTCAGGGGATTCACGGGTCTTCTCCGGGGAGAGTGTCCGGCTGAAATGCAGCATTCCCGATGATCACAAGTCCACCTGGAGTTACCTGTGGTTCAGGGGATCCAAGCAGCTCCCACAGACTGGGGAGTACTTCCTTCTGTGGAAAGCCCATATTAGAGACGGTGGGAAATTTTACTGCCAGGGCGTGAGGGACACAGTGGTGGGGAATATACACACCATCCAAAGTCTGCCTATAGAGATCAACGTGGACG GAGGGTGGGCTATCCTGCAAGCCCCACCTCACCCCGGCCTTGTTGGAGGCACCGTGAAAGTCACGTGTCGTGTCCGACAATCACCCCAACTTCATGAGGTGATTCTGTACAAAAATGGCATTGAAGTCATGAGACAAGAGGGCCCCAACCCACATTTCTACCTAACCAACTTGACCATGGAGGACAAGGGAATGTATTCTTGTCGGGCTTCCTGGGACTCAAACAGATATACACACTCTGTAATTTCAGTCGACACTCCAGTGCAGGTCTTAG AGCTTCTGTCGCAGCCAGTTTTGGAGATTGTTACCAACAATGTCTTGATTCCATCTAATATGATGAAGCTCATCTGCCACCACCAATACAACGCCCCACCTCCAGCCCCTCCAATACACTATTATTTCTACAGGAATAATGACCGACTGGGAGTAGCAACCTCTGAGAACCATGATTTGGTCAAACAGACTCCAGGCCATTACAGCTGCAAGGTCAGAGTGCCTGAGTTGGGCCTCGTCAGGTGGAGTGAGCCAAAAACCTTTGGACAAGTGAAAG GGCCACCGATGATGATGCCTCCAATGCTTCATCACAGAGACCCGCCACCTTTAGCTCGCCCAAACTCATCCCCAGACCTTTCCCTgcctcctgcagctgaaccAACAGCACAGCGGCCCTCCACTCACCGATCCACTGCGGCTTCTGCTTTCATTCAGCCAACTGAAGTGAGCACCCAGTCCTCaggtcccctgctgaagcctTCACAGCCAGTGCCAAACACTCTGCTATCTACAGCCCAGTCCCTTGACCAGACTGCTTTCACAGAAACTGCCAATACACCTGAGAACTCTGGTGATATGTTTGAAGACTCTGGTGATATGTCTGGAGAATCTGGTGACCTGTCTGGAGAATATGGTGATGTTTGA